In Amycolatopsis coloradensis, one genomic interval encodes:
- the hrpB gene encoding ATP-dependent helicase HrpB, with protein sequence MTLPDLPVRAVLPELEAALDAHGTAVLVAPPGTGKTTLVPLALDNGEGRVIVAEPRRLAARAAAARMASLLGERVGETVGYSVRGDRKVSSSTRIEVVTSGLLVRRVQGDPELSGVSTVLLDECHERHLDADLLLALLLDVRAGLRDDLRLLATSATVASGRLAALLGDAPVITAHARTYPVDVSYSPPARGERIEATVARVIHKALSEGDGDVLAFLPGAGEIARVSGLLSSLDADVLPLHGRLSAAHQDDALRPRARRRVVLSTSVAESSLTVPGVRAVVDCGLSRVPRVDHRRGLPGLATVRVSAAVAEQRAGRAGREAPGRAYRCWAAHEQGSLPAYPEPEIRTAELARFALELACWSTPDGSGLAWWDPPGEGALAAGRALLTTLGATAEDGTVTERGRKMAGLGLHPRLARALLDGAARTNARSAAEVVALLDSGGTLTDLEAELRRVRSDERWKRDVRRLSQLVPDGGDASDPALVVALAHPERLARRRSAGTPVYLMAGGTAAELPRGSGLADVEWLAVAEATRDPGRAQGIIRLAAPADEDLAVRAAPNLMSTVDEVQWSSGDVVARSVRRLGAITLSEKPLRSPSPDAIRAALLDGLRTEGLGLLRWSEDGKRLRERLAFLHRVRGAPWPAVSDTELLSTLDSWLDLGSARRRSDLAALDAGAALRGLLPWPEASRLDELAPDRLEVPSGSRIRVDYSGEQPVLAVKLQETFGWLATPELAGVPVVLHLLSPAGRPAAVTADLESFWRNGYAAVRADLRGRYPKHPWPEDPLNAAPTRRTSRGQSIS encoded by the coding sequence GTGACCCTTCCCGATCTGCCGGTTCGCGCGGTCCTGCCCGAACTCGAAGCCGCGCTCGACGCCCATGGCACCGCCGTACTCGTCGCGCCCCCGGGAACCGGCAAGACCACGTTGGTGCCGCTCGCGCTGGACAACGGCGAAGGCCGGGTGATCGTCGCCGAACCGAGGCGGCTGGCGGCGCGGGCCGCGGCGGCGCGCATGGCGTCTCTGCTGGGCGAACGGGTCGGTGAGACGGTCGGCTATTCGGTCCGCGGTGACCGGAAGGTGTCTTCTTCGACGCGGATCGAAGTGGTGACGTCGGGCCTGCTGGTCCGGCGAGTGCAGGGCGATCCCGAACTGAGCGGGGTGTCGACCGTCCTGCTCGACGAATGCCACGAACGCCATCTCGACGCGGACCTGTTGCTCGCGCTACTCCTGGACGTGCGCGCAGGGCTGCGGGATGACCTGCGCCTGCTCGCGACGTCCGCCACCGTGGCCTCCGGACGGCTGGCCGCGCTGCTCGGTGACGCGCCGGTGATCACCGCGCACGCGAGGACCTATCCGGTCGACGTCTCGTATTCCCCGCCCGCGCGCGGCGAGCGGATCGAGGCGACCGTGGCCCGAGTGATCCACAAAGCACTGTCCGAAGGGGACGGTGACGTCCTCGCGTTCCTGCCCGGCGCGGGAGAGATCGCCAGGGTGAGCGGCCTGCTCAGCAGCCTCGACGCCGACGTGCTGCCCCTGCACGGGCGGCTGTCGGCGGCGCACCAGGATGACGCGCTGCGCCCCCGCGCCCGCCGCCGGGTGGTGCTCTCGACGTCGGTCGCCGAGTCCAGTTTGACCGTGCCGGGGGTACGCGCGGTGGTGGACTGCGGCCTGTCCCGCGTGCCCCGTGTCGATCACCGGCGTGGCCTGCCAGGGCTGGCGACGGTACGCGTGTCGGCCGCGGTCGCGGAACAACGCGCCGGCCGGGCCGGACGTGAGGCACCGGGCCGCGCGTACCGATGCTGGGCGGCGCACGAACAGGGGTCCCTGCCCGCGTATCCCGAACCCGAGATCCGGACGGCCGAGCTGGCGCGGTTCGCACTGGAGCTCGCGTGCTGGTCCACCCCGGACGGTTCCGGCCTCGCCTGGTGGGATCCGCCCGGTGAGGGTGCGCTGGCCGCCGGGCGCGCGTTGCTGACCACGCTCGGGGCAACAGCGGAAGACGGCACGGTGACCGAACGCGGCCGGAAAATGGCCGGTCTGGGCCTGCATCCGCGGCTGGCGAGGGCGTTGCTGGACGGCGCGGCGCGGACCAACGCGCGTTCGGCGGCCGAGGTCGTCGCGCTGCTGGACAGCGGCGGCACGCTGACCGACCTCGAAGCCGAGCTGCGGCGAGTACGCAGCGACGAGCGCTGGAAGCGTGACGTGCGAAGGCTTTCCCAGCTGGTGCCCGACGGCGGCGACGCCTCCGATCCGGCACTGGTCGTGGCGCTGGCGCATCCCGAGCGGCTCGCGCGCCGGCGTTCTGCGGGGACACCGGTGTATCTGATGGCCGGTGGAACTGCGGCCGAACTGCCGCGCGGCAGCGGACTGGCCGACGTCGAATGGCTGGCGGTGGCCGAAGCGACCCGGGATCCCGGCCGTGCGCAAGGAATCATCCGGCTGGCCGCGCCCGCTGACGAAGACCTCGCCGTGCGCGCCGCGCCGAATCTGATGTCCACAGTGGACGAAGTGCAATGGTCCTCGGGCGACGTAGTGGCGCGGTCGGTGCGGCGGCTCGGCGCGATCACGCTGTCGGAGAAACCGTTGCGCTCGCCCTCGCCGGACGCGATCCGCGCCGCGCTGCTGGACGGGCTGCGCACCGAAGGGCTCGGCCTGCTGCGATGGTCGGAAGACGGGAAGAGGCTGCGCGAGCGGCTGGCCTTTCTGCATCGCGTGCGGGGAGCGCCTTGGCCCGCGGTCTCCGATACGGAGCTTCTGTCCACTTTGGATAGCTGGCTGGATCTCGGCTCGGCCCGTCGCCGGTCCGATCTCGCCGCGCTGGACGCCGGCGCGGCCCTACGCGGACTGTTGCCCTGGCCGGAGGCGTCGCGTTTGGACGAACTGGCGCCGGACCGGCTGGAGGTACCGTCGGGTTCGCGGATCAGGGTCGATTACTCGGGTGAACAGCCCGTGCTCGCCGTCAAACTGCAGGAGACCTTCGGCTGGCTCGCGACGCCGGAACTGGCGGGCGTTCCCGTCGTTCTGCACCTGCTCTCCCCCGCCGGACGGCCCGCGGCGGTCACCGCGGATCTGGAATCGTTCTGGCGCAACGGCTACGCGGCCGTGCGCGCCGATCTCCGCGGGCGCTACCCGAAGCATCCCTGGCCGGAGGACCCGCTGAACGCCGCCCCTACCCGGCGCACCTCACGAGGTCAGTCCATCAGCTGA
- a CDS encoding ion transporter, with translation MTTREQRRVNPLDLVMLVLAVFSVGLLAYVTFFPHSEETAHRVFVIDTTVCGIFALEFLWRWRRHRWEKWFPLRNWYEIIGMIPIAHPALRGFRLLRIIVVLVRLARTADRAFGERFTQRLVERLSRPIVLAIKKPITIAVLDEVVKVLETGNYPQNLARSLSDNQSLLRGIIAEKLKNDPQAGRLSKLPFHDEVVRSVIDTAMRVILEVLTDPRIDEFFAHVVRENREQIRTAVQLGLNEREDDEELAAQLPTRPQHQLMD, from the coding sequence ATGACCACCCGCGAACAACGGCGCGTGAATCCGCTCGACCTGGTGATGCTCGTCCTCGCCGTGTTCTCCGTCGGGCTGCTCGCCTATGTGACGTTCTTCCCGCATTCGGAGGAGACGGCGCACCGCGTCTTCGTCATCGACACGACGGTGTGCGGAATTTTCGCGCTGGAATTCCTGTGGCGGTGGCGGCGCCACCGCTGGGAGAAGTGGTTCCCGCTGCGCAACTGGTACGAGATCATCGGCATGATCCCCATCGCGCATCCGGCGCTGCGCGGGTTCCGGCTGTTGCGGATCATCGTGGTCCTGGTCCGGCTCGCGCGCACCGCGGACCGCGCGTTCGGGGAGCGGTTCACGCAGCGGCTGGTCGAACGGCTTTCCCGGCCGATCGTGCTGGCGATCAAGAAACCGATCACGATCGCGGTACTCGACGAGGTCGTCAAAGTGCTGGAAACCGGAAACTATCCGCAGAACCTCGCGCGCTCACTCAGTGACAACCAGTCGCTGCTGCGGGGGATCATCGCGGAGAAGCTCAAGAACGATCCGCAGGCCGGACGGCTTTCGAAGCTGCCGTTCCATGACGAGGTGGTGCGTTCGGTGATCGACACCGCGATGCGCGTGATCCTCGAAGTGCTGACCGATCCGCGGATCGACGAGTTCTTCGCGCATGTGGTGCGGGAGAACCGGGAGCAGATCCGCACCGCTGTGCAGCTGGGGTTGAACGAGCGTGAGGACGACGAGGAGCTGGCGGCGCAGCTGCCGACCCGGCCTCAGCATCAGCTGATGGACTGA
- a CDS encoding TetR/AcrR family transcriptional regulator produces the protein MRKATIGDAAIEVIAAEGMRGLTHRAVDRFAGLPPGSTSYYARTRAALLELAISRMIELDEVTLDPPPGQLAEYVAGFAHAAITNGRTRMLARYEFALEATRRPELREAYDRGGLVIRRRCAEVLAACGSAEPERHARVLVAWLEGTVFDALAGTGSLRPPGLEELTRGAREVLAGLGVAG, from the coding sequence GTGCGAAAGGCGACGATCGGGGACGCGGCCATCGAGGTCATCGCGGCCGAGGGGATGCGGGGGCTGACGCATCGCGCCGTCGACCGGTTCGCCGGGCTGCCGCCGGGTTCGACCTCGTACTACGCGCGGACGCGGGCGGCGCTGCTGGAGCTGGCGATCTCGCGGATGATCGAACTCGACGAGGTCACCCTCGACCCGCCACCCGGGCAGCTGGCCGAGTACGTGGCGGGGTTCGCCCACGCGGCGATCACGAACGGGCGGACGCGGATGCTCGCGCGGTACGAGTTCGCGCTGGAGGCGACGCGGCGGCCGGAGCTGCGGGAGGCCTACGACCGGGGCGGGCTCGTCATCCGGCGGCGGTGCGCGGAGGTGCTCGCCGCGTGCGGATCGGCGGAGCCGGAGCGGCACGCGCGGGTGCTCGTGGCGTGGCTGGAAGGGACGGTCTTCGACGCGCTGGCCGGGACGGGGTCGTTGCGGCCGCCCGGGTTGGAGGAGTTGACGCGGGGGGCGCGGGAGGTGTTGGCGGGGCTCGGGGTGGCGGGATAG
- a CDS encoding MauE/DoxX family redox-associated membrane protein produces MGTLARLGLAAVWLVSGWLKISDPGQTYIAVQAFDVLPDGLVRPVAIGMPLVELALGLFLLAGFVTRWVSVLSVLLLAVLIAAIAQSWARGLSIDCGCFGGGGQIAADQTRYPQEIARDLGFALLGVWLIVRPRTWLSVDGWLGNSRAPADDDYVGIAEGNE; encoded by the coding sequence GTGGGCACACTCGCCCGGCTCGGACTGGCCGCCGTCTGGTTGGTCTCCGGATGGCTGAAGATCAGCGATCCGGGGCAGACCTACATCGCGGTCCAGGCTTTCGACGTCCTGCCGGACGGGCTCGTCCGCCCGGTCGCGATCGGGATGCCGCTCGTCGAACTGGCGCTCGGCCTGTTCCTGCTCGCCGGGTTCGTGACCCGGTGGGTGTCGGTGCTGTCGGTGCTGCTGCTCGCGGTGCTCATCGCCGCGATCGCCCAATCCTGGGCGCGCGGACTGAGCATCGACTGTGGCTGCTTCGGTGGTGGCGGTCAGATCGCCGCGGATCAGACGAGGTATCCGCAGGAGATCGCCAGGGACCTCGGGTTCGCGCTACTGGGTGTCTGGCTGATCGTGCGGCCGCGGACCTGGCTGTCCGTGGACGGCTGGCTCGGGAACTCTCGCGCCCCCGCCGACGACGACTATGTGGGTATCGCTGAAGGGAACGAATAA
- a CDS encoding FAD-dependent monooxygenase, with protein MRKAIVIGGGIGGLSAAIGLHGIGWEVTVLEQAPELTAVGAGISLWPNALRSLETLGVRLAGQQEQSSGGLHDRDGRRITRWDAEAFRRRHGRPLAAIHRADLIGALRDALPDGCVRTGVEVTNLDDLDADVIIAADGIHSTARKQLWPRHPEPVYSGSTAYRAVTTLPHPTELSTSWDDGAEIGVIPLHDGRVYWWASYVAEAGVRHEDPKSYLRNRFDGWHEPIPELIESTAPETLLHHDLYLLGTPLPTYVKGRVALLGDAAHAMPPFLGQGGCQAIEDAVVLAAALSTTEDVDAALKSYDEQRRPRSQSVVKASVQAGRIGPQLRNPLAVAVRNGVFRLLPGALTARIGAGVSGWTPPVPRRPAPPRTR; from the coding sequence ATGCGCAAAGCGATCGTGATCGGCGGGGGAATCGGCGGGCTGAGCGCCGCCATCGGACTGCACGGCATCGGCTGGGAGGTCACCGTCCTCGAACAGGCGCCGGAGCTCACCGCTGTCGGCGCGGGCATCTCCCTGTGGCCGAACGCCCTGCGGTCACTCGAAACGCTGGGCGTCCGCCTCGCCGGACAACAGGAACAATCCTCCGGCGGTCTCCACGACCGCGACGGCCGCCGCATCACCCGGTGGGACGCCGAGGCGTTCCGCCGTCGCCATGGGCGCCCGCTCGCCGCCATCCACCGCGCGGATCTCATCGGCGCGCTCCGCGACGCCCTCCCCGACGGCTGCGTCCGCACCGGCGTCGAGGTCACGAACCTCGACGATCTCGACGCCGACGTCATCATCGCCGCGGACGGAATCCACAGCACGGCCCGCAAACAACTCTGGCCACGGCATCCCGAACCGGTCTACAGCGGCAGCACGGCCTACCGCGCGGTGACCACCCTCCCTCACCCGACGGAACTCAGCACGAGCTGGGACGACGGAGCCGAGATCGGGGTCATCCCGCTGCACGACGGCCGCGTCTACTGGTGGGCGAGCTACGTCGCCGAAGCGGGCGTCCGTCACGAGGACCCGAAGTCGTATCTGCGAAACCGCTTCGACGGCTGGCACGAACCGATTCCCGAGCTCATCGAGTCGACCGCGCCCGAGACGCTGCTCCACCACGATCTCTACCTGCTCGGCACTCCCCTGCCCACCTACGTCAAAGGTCGTGTCGCGCTTCTCGGAGACGCGGCCCACGCCATGCCGCCGTTCCTCGGCCAAGGCGGCTGCCAGGCGATCGAAGACGCCGTCGTTCTCGCCGCGGCGCTCAGCACCACCGAAGACGTCGACGCGGCACTGAAGAGTTACGACGAGCAGCGCCGCCCGCGCAGCCAATCGGTGGTCAAAGCCTCGGTCCAGGCCGGAAGAATCGGCCCGCAGCTGCGCAATCCGCTCGCCGTGGCCGTCCGCAACGGCGTGTTCCGGCTACTCCCCGGCGCGCTCACCGCCCGCATCGGCGCCGGCGTCAGCGGCTGGACGCCTCCGGTCCCCCGCCGACCAGCCCCGCCTCGTACGCGGTGA
- a CDS encoding acetylhydrolase: MKSLMVLVAVIAGLLGVPAAASAAPELSLPAPGGPLPIGLRTLHLTDQRRADPWVPEKRRELMVNVWYPAVPIGRAPLYMTEAESAATVAGRNLDLPPDALSKVRVHSRENAPSLPGRRPLVVLSPGAGNNRITLTSVAEHLAAQGFVVAGIDHAYEAWATEFPDGLRQCVACGLPGEPWPAAIANRAVDTTFVVDTLLKDRRWSIDATKIGMAGHSAGGSATAAAMVADRRIKAGVNIDGPFFGGVSLDRPFLLLTSPTGEKYYRASWDETWPRLIGPKKQDLVENSGHSSVTDAAILIDQLGLRPHLPPSEIENQYGSIDSRKALEFFRNELTGFFKQWSAR; encoded by the coding sequence ATGAAGTCGCTCATGGTCCTGGTGGCGGTGATCGCCGGCCTGCTGGGGGTGCCGGCGGCCGCATCGGCGGCGCCGGAACTGTCGCTGCCCGCGCCGGGCGGCCCGCTCCCGATCGGGCTGCGCACGCTGCACCTCACCGATCAGCGACGAGCCGACCCCTGGGTGCCGGAGAAGCGGCGCGAACTGATGGTCAACGTCTGGTACCCGGCCGTCCCGATCGGACGCGCGCCGCTGTACATGACCGAGGCCGAGTCCGCGGCGACGGTCGCCGGGCGGAACCTCGACCTGCCGCCGGACGCTCTGAGCAAGGTGCGGGTCCACTCGCGGGAGAACGCGCCTTCCCTGCCAGGACGGCGTCCGCTGGTGGTGCTTTCGCCGGGCGCGGGCAACAACCGGATCACCCTGACCTCGGTGGCCGAACACCTTGCCGCGCAAGGCTTCGTGGTCGCCGGGATCGACCACGCCTACGAAGCCTGGGCGACGGAGTTCCCCGACGGGCTGCGCCAGTGTGTCGCTTGTGGACTCCCCGGTGAGCCGTGGCCCGCCGCGATCGCGAACCGGGCCGTGGACACCACGTTCGTCGTCGACACGCTGCTGAAGGACCGGCGCTGGTCGATCGACGCGACGAAGATCGGGATGGCCGGTCACTCCGCCGGGGGTTCGGCGACCGCCGCCGCGATGGTCGCCGACCGGCGGATCAAGGCGGGCGTGAACATCGACGGCCCGTTCTTCGGCGGCGTCTCCCTCGACCGGCCGTTCCTGCTGCTGACCAGCCCGACCGGCGAGAAGTACTACCGGGCGTCCTGGGACGAGACCTGGCCGCGGCTCATCGGGCCGAAGAAGCAGGACCTGGTCGAGAACAGTGGCCATTCGTCAGTGACCGACGCCGCGATCCTGATCGACCAGTTGGGACTGCGCCCACACCTCCCGCCGTCCGAGATCGAGAACCAGTACGGCTCGATCGACTCACGGAAGGCGCTGGAGTTCTTCCGTAACGAGCTGACCGGCTTCTTCAAGCAGTGGAGCGCACGATGA
- a CDS encoding ABC transporter ATP-binding protein: MITLRGLTKRYGEKTVVDGLTFAVEPGKVTGFLGPNGAGKSTTMRMTLGLDAPSAGEVRIDGKRYEDLRFPLREVGALLEAKALHPGRSAGKHLLAMARSNGIPASRVDEVLATVGLTDVAGKRAGTFSLGMGQRLGIAGALLGDPGVLMFDEPVNGLDPDGVRWVRQLMRSLAEEGRTVFVSSHLMSEMQLTADRLVVIGKGKLLADAPVDEFIAGNSRTSVAVRVPAPADLRVLEQRLRALGATTESDQDELLVHDLPVHLVGDAVHELGIRVHGLTERTASLEQAYMELTASSVEYGTGVAA, from the coding sequence ATGATCACGCTTCGAGGACTCACGAAGCGCTATGGCGAGAAGACGGTGGTCGACGGGCTGACGTTCGCCGTCGAACCGGGCAAGGTGACCGGTTTCCTCGGTCCCAACGGCGCGGGCAAGTCGACGACCATGCGGATGACGCTCGGCCTCGACGCGCCGAGCGCGGGCGAGGTCCGTATCGATGGCAAGAGGTACGAGGACCTGCGATTCCCGCTGCGCGAGGTCGGCGCACTGCTGGAGGCCAAGGCGCTGCATCCGGGCCGGAGCGCGGGCAAGCACCTCCTGGCGATGGCGCGCAGCAACGGGATCCCGGCGAGCCGGGTGGACGAAGTGCTCGCGACGGTGGGCCTCACCGACGTCGCGGGCAAACGCGCCGGGACGTTCTCGCTCGGTATGGGGCAGCGTCTCGGGATCGCCGGTGCCCTGCTGGGCGACCCGGGCGTGCTGATGTTCGACGAGCCGGTGAACGGCCTCGACCCCGACGGCGTCCGCTGGGTGCGGCAGCTGATGCGATCGCTCGCGGAGGAGGGCCGCACGGTTTTCGTGTCAAGCCATCTGATGAGCGAGATGCAGCTGACCGCGGACCGGCTGGTCGTCATCGGCAAGGGGAAATTGCTCGCCGACGCGCCGGTCGACGAGTTCATCGCGGGCAATTCGCGGACGTCGGTCGCGGTGCGGGTGCCCGCTCCCGCTGATTTGCGTGTCCTCGAGCAGCGTCTTCGCGCGCTCGGCGCGACCACGGAATCCGATCAGGACGAACTGCTCGTGCACGACCTGCCCGTCCATCTCGTCGGCGACGCGGTGCACGAGCTTGGGATCCGGGTGCACGGGCTGACCGAACGGACCGCGTCACTGGAACAGGCGTACATGGAACTGACCGCGTCGTCGGTCGAATACGGAACGGGAGTCGCGGCATGA
- a CDS encoding glutamate ABC transporter substrate-binding protein: MRGRALLVTGLMLVTVAACDTEAGPSDSLVARAVATNKLTIGIRFDQPGLSRRTIDGRYVGFDVDVAKYVASELGVDEDHITWHDSRPSSRETDITSGITDLMVATYSITEKRKQVVAFAGPYFDTGQDLLVRLRSTDITGPENLNGRKLCAVGGTTSAEQVRDKFAQAVQLVEYPRYQDCVTALLAGQVDAVTTDDVILAGYVAQNPELLRVVGKPFSKEKYGVGLRKEDTEGRAAVAKAIQKMISSGEWLESLNRNIGPSGYRIPPPPQVTEK; this comes from the coding sequence ATGAGGGGACGCGCCCTGCTGGTGACCGGGTTGATGCTGGTCACAGTGGCGGCCTGCGACACAGAGGCCGGTCCGTCGGATTCTCTCGTCGCGCGCGCGGTCGCGACCAACAAGCTCACCATCGGCATCCGCTTCGACCAGCCGGGACTTTCCCGGAGGACGATTGACGGCCGGTACGTCGGCTTCGACGTCGACGTCGCGAAGTACGTCGCGAGCGAATTGGGTGTCGACGAGGATCACATCACCTGGCACGACAGCAGGCCGTCGTCGCGCGAGACGGACATCACCTCGGGGATCACGGATCTGATGGTGGCGACCTACTCCATCACCGAAAAACGCAAACAGGTGGTCGCGTTCGCCGGGCCCTATTTCGACACGGGCCAGGATCTCCTCGTCCGCCTCCGGTCGACCGACATCACCGGCCCCGAGAACCTCAACGGCCGCAAGCTGTGCGCCGTGGGCGGCACCACCTCCGCCGAACAGGTGCGCGACAAGTTCGCGCAGGCCGTCCAGCTCGTCGAATACCCGCGCTACCAGGACTGCGTCACGGCACTCCTCGCCGGACAGGTGGACGCGGTGACCACCGACGACGTCATCCTCGCCGGTTACGTGGCGCAGAACCCGGAGCTGCTGCGAGTCGTCGGCAAGCCGTTCTCGAAGGAGAAGTACGGTGTCGGCCTGCGCAAGGAAGACACCGAGGGGCGGGCTGCGGTGGCCAAGGCGATCCAGAAGATGATCTCGTCCGGCGAATGGCTCGAATCGCTGAACCGCAACATCGGCCCGTCCGGCTACCGGATCCCGCCTCCGCCACAGGTCACCGAGAAGTGA
- a CDS encoding ABC transporter permease → MNTISSEWTKFWSVRSTWWCLISGLALMLAYSAALGFALQDGSDRPMAPHAVVTGAAFYLTQFAVVALATLFITSEYASGSIRSTLQWVPVRNRVLAAKSAVLLPVLFGYGVLNTLAGVAVSAPLIPAPGSSVGEVLATAAGMGGYFALLGLLCLGLGTALRSTAGTIVTVFVLLVMIPMFAGSLGWEDLVNYFPGFAGVNAMVTPGQPNPIFGGVAPYAPWVGVALCAAWAAAGLVTGSTVLRRRDA, encoded by the coding sequence ATGAACACGATCTCTTCGGAATGGACCAAGTTCTGGTCGGTCCGGTCCACCTGGTGGTGCCTGATCAGCGGGCTCGCCCTGATGCTCGCCTACTCGGCGGCTCTCGGTTTCGCGCTGCAGGACGGCAGCGATCGTCCGATGGCCCCACACGCCGTGGTGACCGGAGCGGCGTTCTATCTCACGCAGTTCGCCGTGGTCGCGCTGGCGACGCTGTTCATCACGAGCGAATACGCCAGCGGCAGCATCCGCTCGACCCTGCAGTGGGTCCCGGTGCGGAACCGGGTCCTCGCGGCGAAATCGGCCGTCCTGCTGCCGGTGCTGTTCGGCTACGGCGTGCTGAACACCCTCGCCGGCGTGGCGGTCTCGGCGCCGCTGATCCCCGCGCCCGGCTCCTCGGTGGGCGAGGTCCTCGCGACCGCGGCGGGTATGGGCGGCTACTTCGCGCTGCTGGGGCTGCTCTGCCTCGGCCTCGGGACGGCGCTGCGCTCGACGGCGGGGACGATCGTGACAGTGTTCGTGCTGCTGGTGATGATCCCGATGTTCGCCGGCTCGCTGGGCTGGGAAGACCTCGTGAACTACTTCCCGGGCTTCGCGGGTGTCAACGCGATGGTCACGCCAGGGCAGCCGAACCCGATCTTCGGCGGCGTCGCGCCCTACGCGCCCTGGGTCGGCGTCGCGCTCTGTGCGGCTTGGGCCGCTGCTGGTCTGGTCACCGGTTCCACGGTGCTCAGGCGGCGGGACGCCTGA
- a CDS encoding response regulator transcription factor, whose product MIRVVLADDEAMIRAGVSAILAADAGIEVVAEAEDGRAAVEQARATRPDVVLLDIRMPVMDGLKAAEEIRRLLPEVGVIMLTTFGEDAYIERALGLGASGFLLKSGDPRELLGGIHAVAGGAAFLSPKVAQRVIARFSGNQVSRAEEAKALIGKLTPREQEVLALLGSGLSNADIAAKLFVVEGTVKAYVSTILNRLGARNRVQAAITAYEAGLVGGGPEASSR is encoded by the coding sequence ATGATCCGGGTCGTGCTGGCCGATGACGAGGCGATGATCCGCGCCGGGGTGTCGGCGATCCTGGCCGCGGACGCCGGAATCGAGGTGGTCGCGGAAGCAGAGGACGGGCGCGCCGCCGTCGAGCAGGCCCGCGCGACCAGGCCGGACGTCGTGCTCCTCGACATCCGGATGCCGGTCATGGACGGGCTCAAGGCGGCCGAAGAGATCCGCCGGTTGCTGCCCGAGGTGGGCGTGATCATGCTGACCACGTTCGGCGAGGACGCCTACATCGAACGCGCGCTCGGTCTCGGCGCGAGCGGCTTCCTGCTGAAATCCGGCGATCCCCGTGAACTGCTCGGCGGGATCCACGCGGTCGCGGGTGGCGCGGCGTTCCTTTCGCCGAAGGTCGCGCAGCGGGTCATCGCCCGCTTCTCCGGCAACCAGGTCTCCCGCGCCGAAGAGGCGAAGGCGCTGATCGGCAAACTGACCCCGCGTGAGCAGGAAGTGCTGGCGTTGCTCGGTTCCGGACTGTCCAATGCGGACATCGCCGCGAAGCTGTTCGTGGTCGAGGGCACGGTGAAGGCCTACGTCAGCACCATCCTCAACCGGCTCGGCGCGCGGAACCGGGTGCAGGCCGCGATCACCGCGTACGAGGCGGGGCTGGTCGGCGGGGGACCGGAGGCGTCCAGCCGCTGA